Genomic window (Streptomyces sp. NBC_01431):
GCCGTGCGAGTGCGTCGGTGAGCGTGCCGTCCTGCCCCATCTCCACGGTGGCGTTGGTCCGGTTGATCCGCCGGATCAGCACTTCCAGGGTCGCCAGCACCTCATCGGCCTCGGCCAGAAGCTGGGCCGCGTTCTCGGCGGGCGTCTCCCCCTCCTGGTACCGCGCGTTGCTGACGACACGCGCTCGCAGCTGCTCTACGCGACGCGTCGCCGCCGCACGTTCTGCCAGTGCCTCGGCAAGCTTCACTGCCACCACCTCCCCCGTCTCCGTTGAGTTCGCACGAGTATCGAACACAGGCCGGGTCATACGCACCGGGATTTCGAACGGCAGAGAAGTCACGGAGGACTCTCCCCCGTGGGCGTCGATGTGCTGCTGACGGCGCGTCGCCCTGGTCGGCGTCCGCGAGCGGTGGCACACGCTGGTCACTGCCCGCCGCGCGTACTTGAATACCCCGTCGTAGCGGGCCCGCATGCGATGTGCGAGCACCGCGCACGCCCCCCGACAGCTGTCTCCCAGGAGATCGACACCAACCTTCAGGGTGGGCGACGGGCAAATTGGGGTGCCGATAGGCATGGGCTGCGCGTCCTCCACCCCGTAGCCGGTTGATCAGTCCTCTGCCTCGCCAAGCTCGTGTCGGATCTCGTACAGGTACTCCGTTCGTACGACCTCGACCTTGACTCCGATCATCGCCTGCAGCTCCGCGGCGTACCTTTTCTGGCCCCGCTTCCGGCGACCCACGGCCCCCGGCTCGCCTGGATGTCGCTGGTGGCGGGCAGCTCCTGGCTGAAAATCTGATGGCTCTCCCCGACCAGCAGCATTCGAGGTGCCCGTGGTGCCGGGACGGGGCCCGGCAGGCCATAATCGGGGGCATGGCTCTGGCATCCTCTTCCGCTCCTGTGCCGCCCGCGCTCACGATCCTGCGGACCCGGTACGCCAGCCAGCTGCCCGCGCGCCTGGACGATCTGGCTGGCCCCGCGCACGGCACGGTCGACCTGCCGCTGCATGTGGTGTGGTCGGGGTTGCGGTCCTTCGACGTGGACCATCCCAAGCTGCGGATGAGCCTGTACCGCACCGTCCTGGCCGAAGGCCTGCGCCAGGACCTGGAGACGTTCCTCAACCGCGACCTGCTCATCAGCCAGTGGCCCGTGCTGCGGACCCTGATCAGCCGGCCGATCCGCGAGGTATGGGAAGACGCCTTCCCCGAGCTCATCGCCACCCGGGCCGCGACGGCCGCGTGAACCTGACTGACCTGCACCGCCAGCTGCTGGCCGACGTCCTCGCCATCGGCCGGTGAAGTGGAAGACGCCGAGGCTGACCCAGCGGCCTGCGCGCTGCTGCACTATTCGGGTCGGGTCGCGGGAGGGGTCAACCTCAGCGGAGGTGTCGGTGTTGAGGATGGTGTAGGCGGCCTGCCGGGTCTGTGCCCCGGTGTCGGGCAGATGGACGGAGACGCGGGCCCAGGAAGGAGTTTGGTTGTCGAGGCTCCAGGTGCCGTCGATGGCCATGGGGCCGCCCGCCCCACCGAAGTGACTGGCGTCGCGGGTGTGGGTGTACCAGAAGTGGCCTCCATAGCCGCCGCTCAACCTTGTGGCGCCGTTCCAGGTAGCGGAAGAACACCGTCAGCGCGGCGGCCCGGCTGGTCCGGGTTGCGGGTTTGGCGTCTCGCAGGACTTTGCCAAAGTAGTTGTCGGCGTCGGTGGGTCGCATCTCCCACAGCGGGCGGCCGAACCAGTCCCGGATCAGTTCCAGGTGGTTGGTGTCGTTGCGGATCGTGCTGTCGGCCAGGCCAGCTGAAGCGCGGGCGAGTACGAACCCGGATAGGGCGTCGGTCTCGAAGTCCGCAAGTTCCTCGTCGCCGGTCGGCAGCCGGAGATCACGTACCACGGCCAGTGCCAACTCACGCACCTCGACTTCATCCAGGGTGAAGAAACCTCGGTGCACACGAGGTTCACTCACCCTGGATGAGGTGGGGTCAGAACGGGATCTGACCACCCGAAGGAGTGAACAGGTCCTGGCCCAGGCACGGAACGAGCAGGAGGAACCAGGCACGGGGTTCAGGAACTCAAGGACTGTTGCTTACCCATCATCGCCGACATCGACCTCGACCCCGACTCCACCGGCGACACCCGCTCAGCCTGGCCGGCGCCGGCCTCTGGTGACCAGGCGCCCAGCTCTGCCAGGCAGACCCGATCGAGGCGCAGGACCCCGATGAGCTACGAAGAAGCACTCGAGGAAGCACGGACCGCCGGCACCACCAACGCCAGCGACGCCGCCGTTTGATCGCGTTGCCGGGGCGGACGTACGGCGGCGAGCCGTTCGAGGCGAGGCCTTCTCAGGCATGCCGAGAGAAGAAGGCGACGAACGCGATGTAGGAGATGGCGGCGGTGGCCACGAACCAGAAGTACGGATCGCCGCTTCGTCCGGATGCCAGGTCACCGATGAAGGCGTAGAGATTCCCCGCGGTAAGCACCACCCCCGTGCCGGCCCAGGCTCGCCCTGAGATCCGGGCGAAGCGCTCGTCGGGAGCCTTTTCGGTGAGGCCCTGGTAGGTCTCGCTCCGGCGTCCCAGCAGCGCTAAGGCAAGACTGCAGACCGCCAGGATCCCGAACGTCACCAGGCCGATAGTGAGGCGGCCGCCGAAAGCCGCGGCCACGAGGCAGGCGCCTCCGACGGCGAGAACGAAGCCGGGGACGGACCGCCTGGCTGTGTTACTGGTCATCTGCGGGGTCCTCTTCGGCATGGAACATCTCCTCAACGCTGACTTGGAAGAACTTGGCCAGGGACATGGCGAGCGGCAGGGAAGGTGTGTACCGCTCGGTCTCGATGGCGTTGATCGTCTGGCGTGAGACCCCCAGGGCTGTGCCTAGCTGGCCCTGGGAGAGCCCTCGTGACGACCGCAGTTTCCTGACGCTGTTTCGCACATGTAAAGCTTACTTGTCATCCCTCGCTGGTTGTCAAGCTTGCTTTACAGACAACGCAGGGCTCGCACGGCGTCTCGGGCATCGTGTTCACCGTGCTGACGGCCGGCCTGGCGCAGAGGGGTGAGTGCATCCCTCACCGCCCCTTGGGGCCCACGCCGAAGAAAAGAAGGAGTTCGGGATCCCCAGGCGGTTGCTGGCTGCGGGGTACCGCATCAGTCTGGGGATCGGAGTCCCCGTGTCGGCAAGGCTGGCATGCCGGGGGCGGAGGTCAGGTCGACAGGACTGTGCGCGCAAGGGCGGCTCGTCCTCAACTGCCAGACAGGGTTGCCAATTTGGCTGTCTGGCACGCCTGGCGTTCCCTACGGTGCCTGGCGTCGCACCGACATGCTGGCGGTTCGGGGAGGGCTACGAA
Coding sequences:
- a CDS encoding DIP1984 family protein, with the protein product MKLAEALAERAAATRRVEQLRARVVSNARYQEGETPAENAAQLLAEADEVLATLEVLIRRINRTNATVEMGQDGTLTDALARRDVLRLRHSVVTAAADAAAGTGDRGYGRQLRSELMVLSALPVAELRARADVLAKEIREVDVRIQRTNWEVDLLD
- a CDS encoding helix-turn-helix transcriptional regulator, whose amino-acid sequence is MRNSVRKLRSSRGLSQGQLGTALGVSRQTINAIETERYTPSLPLAMSLAKFFQVSVEEMFHAEEDPADDQ